In one window of Paraflavitalea soli DNA:
- a CDS encoding tunnelling fold family protein yields the protein MQNGKKAAALCAGKDFMLSEAVMEMGDNHLSTSDDTPLRPGAFDMDNVEKVKKIEGLFRQLMETLGLDLTDDSLRGTPLRLARMYVTSFYGGKFGNAAVKEEFLRYAGMATVY from the coding sequence ATGCAAAATGGCAAAAAAGCGGCCGCGCTTTGTGCAGGTAAGGATTTTATGCTGAGTGAAGCGGTCATGGAAATGGGTGACAATCATTTGTCTACATCGGATGATACCCCTTTACGCCCCGGCGCATTTGATATGGATAATGTAGAGAAGGTAAAGAAGATTGAAGGGCTGTTCAGGCAGCTGATGGAAACCCTGGGGCTCGACCTCACTGATGACAGCCTGCGTGGCACGCCTTTACGGCTAGCCAGGATGTATGTGACCTCTTTTTACGGAGGCAAGTTCGGCAATGCAGCCGTAAAAGAAGAGTTTTTGCGTTATGCAGGCATGGCCACTGTTTATTAA
- a CDS encoding tryptophan-rich sensory protein, with translation MNALITIGTFILMEGATWWIHKYIMHGFLWMLHKDHHDHSHEGDFERNDLFFVIFAIPTIVLFYTGSQQGFNYLFYMGLGILLYGLAYFFVHDIFIHQRVRFLRNTKNAYLLAIRRAHKQHHKHVNKEQGECFGFLFVPLKFFKMYFKRKQLIRTQPREKWPLVLLSLALPLVVGGVAGAVTAQNVREWYPQLNKPFFTPPNALFAPVWTALYLLMGISLYLVLRQAPTTARKNAVILFGVQLFFNFWWSIIFFQFHLIGLALIDIVLLWSSIIWMISLIYKVSRRAANLQWPYLAWVSFATALNASVWYLN, from the coding sequence ATGAACGCACTGATTACCATAGGAACATTTATACTGATGGAAGGCGCCACGTGGTGGATCCATAAATATATAATGCACGGCTTTCTGTGGATGCTGCACAAAGATCATCATGACCACAGTCATGAAGGTGATTTCGAGCGCAATGATCTGTTCTTTGTCATCTTCGCAATTCCCACGATAGTATTATTTTATACAGGCTCACAACAGGGCTTCAACTACCTGTTTTACATGGGCCTCGGTATATTGCTGTACGGCCTTGCCTATTTCTTTGTACATGATATCTTCATCCACCAGCGGGTACGTTTTTTGCGTAATACGAAAAACGCCTATCTGCTGGCAATCCGGCGTGCACATAAGCAGCACCATAAACATGTGAACAAAGAGCAAGGAGAATGTTTCGGATTTTTGTTTGTACCGCTTAAATTCTTTAAAATGTATTTTAAAAGAAAACAGCTCATTCGCACGCAACCCAGGGAAAAATGGCCGTTGGTACTGCTGAGCCTTGCTTTGCCACTCGTGGTAGGAGGAGTGGCGGGCGCAGTTACCGCTCAAAACGTACGCGAATGGTACCCGCAGCTCAATAAACCGTTCTTTACGCCGCCCAACGCTTTGTTTGCTCCGGTATGGACGGCCCTGTACCTGCTAATGGGTATTTCATTATACCTCGTACTGAGGCAGGCGCCAACAACTGCACGAAAAAACGCAGTAATCCTTTTTGGGGTACAGTTGTTCTTCAATTTCTGGTGGAGCATTATTTTCTTTCAGTTTCACCTGATCGGGCTGGCGCTTATCGACATTGTACTATTATGGAGTTCCATAATATGGATGATAAGCCTGATTTATAAGGTTTCGCGCCGGGCGGCCAACCTGCAATGGCCCTATCTTGCCTGGGTAAGCTTCGCCACTGCGCTCAATGCATCGGTATGGTACCTGAATTGA
- a CDS encoding TetR/AcrR family transcriptional regulator, protein MEFQLQIKMNPKLYLRDPEQSPLGRNIIRHSIRMIHKVGFEDFTFKKLAAEIGTTEASIYRYFENKHKLLTYIISWLWTWLEYQLVYHTNNVRSPKDKIMVVIKLLTFQLADQFTFTHIDRNQLYQIAITEGSKSYLTRHVTQDNKDRFFKPYKDLCGRIADIFSEYNASYKYPRSLSSTLLEMAHYQFFFKKNLPSLTDFAQDKDDTGVAQFLQNLVFSSLKKD, encoded by the coding sequence ATGGAATTCCAGTTGCAGATCAAGATGAATCCCAAGCTGTATTTACGCGACCCGGAGCAATCTCCGCTTGGCCGCAATATTATCCGGCATAGCATCAGGATGATCCATAAAGTTGGATTCGAGGATTTTACCTTCAAAAAACTGGCAGCAGAGATCGGAACGACCGAAGCCAGCATATACCGCTATTTTGAGAATAAACACAAGCTGCTGACTTATATCATTTCCTGGTTGTGGACCTGGCTGGAATACCAGCTTGTATACCATACCAATAATGTGAGATCGCCGAAGGATAAGATCATGGTGGTGATTAAATTGCTGACCTTCCAGCTGGCTGACCAATTTACTTTTACCCATATCGACAGGAATCAGCTCTACCAGATCGCTATTACCGAGGGCAGCAAATCCTATCTCACCAGGCATGTGACCCAAGACAACAAGGACCGTTTTTTCAAGCCTTATAAAGACCTGTGTGGCAGGATCGCCGACATCTTCAGCGAATACAATGCTTCTTATAAGTATCCAAGATCACTTTCAAGCACGCTGCTTGAAATGGCCCATTACCAGTTCTTTTTCAAAAAGAACCTGCCTTCCTTAACTGATTTTGCGCAAGACAAGGATGACACCGGCGTAGCTCAGTTCCTTCAAAACCTGGTTTTCAGTTCATTGAAGAAGGACTGA
- a CDS encoding LytR/AlgR family response regulator transcription factor — translation MKVLIVEDELLAAKRLQLMTGQYDPGITDVQCTESVWETIAWLENNPAPDLILSDIQLSDGHSFEIFRRVAYKGPVVFTTAYDQYAMEAFRLFSIDYILKPVTAEALAKAFDKYKQIVTPHVDYQQVLPRVQQVAGERYKTRFLGRIGQRLQFVNAEDVSFFQADNKIVYLTDKQGVRYLIDYTLEKLEQLLDPQLFFRLNRRYIVRYSAIEYIKPHLNSRLKLMVRGGGLQEEFIISRERVAEFRAWAEG, via the coding sequence ATGAAAGTACTGATCGTAGAAGACGAATTGCTGGCCGCCAAACGCCTGCAGCTGATGACCGGGCAATACGACCCGGGCATTACGGACGTACAATGCACTGAAAGTGTGTGGGAAACGATTGCCTGGCTGGAAAACAATCCGGCTCCGGACCTTATCCTGTCGGACATCCAGTTGTCGGACGGCCACAGTTTCGAAATATTCCGTCGTGTGGCCTACAAAGGGCCTGTCGTATTCACGACAGCCTACGACCAGTATGCCATGGAAGCATTCCGGTTATTCAGCATCGACTACATCCTGAAACCGGTAACGGCAGAAGCGCTGGCCAAAGCATTTGACAAATACAAACAGATCGTAACGCCGCATGTAGACTACCAGCAGGTATTGCCAAGGGTGCAGCAGGTGGCCGGAGAACGATACAAAACGCGCTTTCTGGGACGCATCGGGCAACGCCTGCAGTTTGTGAATGCGGAAGACGTGTCTTTCTTCCAGGCGGACAATAAGATTGTATACCTAACTGATAAACAGGGCGTACGATACCTCATCGATTACACGCTGGAAAAGCTGGAACAGCTGCTCGACCCGCAACTATTCTTCCGGCTCAACCGGCGGTACATCGTACGATACTCGGCCATTGAATACATCAAACCGCACCTCAACAGCCGCCTTAAATTAATGGTAAGAGGAGGAGGGCTACAAGAAGAATTCATCATCAGCCGCGAAAGAGTAGCGGAATTCAGGGCCTGGGCAGAAGGATAA
- a CDS encoding fasciclin domain-containing protein: protein MKSARLVSKVLLVAVSASALAMTGCKKDDDDKPVQRNITETVVNDPQLTLLEAAVVKAGLANTLATTANLTVFAPDDAAFRQVDLNGDGTPDLDTEAKINALDANGVALLTTVLQYHVLGSKVMAADVPAGPNAPITTLGGKQAFATRNSVGVFINGVKVKKGDVSATNGIIHIVDRVLIPPAGTSCKQLRPIPISPTS from the coding sequence ATGAAATCTGCACGTTTAGTCAGCAAAGTTTTATTGGTAGCAGTATCGGCAAGTGCACTTGCCATGACCGGATGCAAGAAAGATGATGATGACAAACCGGTACAAAGGAACATCACGGAAACAGTCGTGAACGATCCGCAGCTTACGCTGTTGGAAGCAGCCGTGGTAAAGGCCGGACTTGCCAATACATTGGCAACGACAGCCAACCTTACGGTATTTGCACCGGATGACGCGGCCTTCAGGCAGGTAGACCTGAATGGTGATGGAACGCCCGACCTGGATACGGAAGCGAAGATCAATGCGCTCGATGCCAATGGCGTGGCCTTGCTTACAACAGTACTGCAATACCATGTATTGGGTTCGAAAGTGATGGCGGCAGATGTACCGGCCGGCCCCAATGCACCCATTACCACCCTGGGCGGCAAACAGGCATTCGCCACGCGCAACAGTGTTGGCGTATTCATCAACGGGGTGAAAGTGAAGAAAGGAGATGTAAGTGCCACCAATGGCATCATACATATTGTAGACCGGGTATTGATACCACCGGCAGGAACATCGTGCAAACAGCTTCGGCCAATCCCAATTTCACCTACCTCGTAG
- a CDS encoding sensor histidine kinase, whose protein sequence is MFTHPYRYLFIVLLSAYAYINTVLCEVYRYFHIEVAWYHALLTVVLITWITWEGNRLIEKGVMKRFPPQEQRIAYLAVFFAGGIGVACIAATLVVYGMGALVYSYSFRQYEMPLKLNLIYAGLINLFFHLLNMILFFFREYRIKYTEAEELKRISTQAQLQAIKSQVNPHFLFNNLNVLSGMVIKDNPGANRFIEEFSKVYRYILKSQDKELVELEKELAFIKPYVYLLQQRYPDGLKVDIGIPEQYYDCYIIPVALQMLIENAIKHNVISSSSPLHIEVLANGGGILTVRNNRQPRRSVEQSNRIGLNNIAKRYELVCGRQIGIHKTQEVFEVQLPLLQLN, encoded by the coding sequence ATGTTTACACATCCCTACAGATATCTCTTTATAGTATTGTTGTCGGCCTACGCCTACATCAATACTGTGCTGTGCGAAGTGTACCGCTACTTCCATATCGAGGTGGCATGGTACCACGCATTGCTGACCGTGGTATTGATCACCTGGATTACCTGGGAAGGGAACCGGCTCATTGAAAAAGGGGTAATGAAACGCTTTCCACCACAGGAACAGCGGATAGCATACCTCGCAGTATTTTTTGCAGGAGGAATAGGAGTTGCCTGCATAGCGGCCACGCTGGTGGTCTATGGAATGGGCGCCCTGGTGTACAGTTATTCCTTCCGGCAGTATGAAATGCCGCTGAAGCTGAACCTGATCTATGCAGGCCTTATCAACCTGTTCTTCCACCTCCTCAACATGATCCTGTTCTTCTTCAGGGAATACCGGATCAAATACACAGAAGCGGAAGAGCTGAAGCGCATCAGCACACAGGCACAGCTACAGGCCATCAAAAGCCAGGTGAATCCGCATTTCCTGTTCAACAACCTGAACGTGCTGTCGGGCATGGTGATCAAAGACAACCCCGGGGCCAACCGGTTTATAGAAGAGTTTTCTAAAGTATACCGCTACATACTCAAGAGTCAGGATAAAGAACTGGTGGAGCTTGAAAAAGAACTGGCATTCATCAAGCCCTATGTTTACCTGCTGCAACAGCGGTACCCGGATGGATTGAAAGTGGACATCGGCATTCCTGAACAGTATTATGATTGTTACATCATACCGGTAGCCCTGCAAATGCTGATAGAGAATGCGATCAAACACAATGTCATCTCAAGCAGCAGTCCGCTGCACATAGAAGTGCTGGCGAATGGCGGAGGCATACTGACGGTGCGAAACAACCGGCAGCCCCGGCGCTCGGTTGAACAATCCAACAGGATCGGGCTCAACAACATCGCCAAAAGATATGAGCTGGTATGTGGCAGGCAGATAGGGATACACAAGACGCAGGAAGTATTTGAAGTGCAATTGCCGTTGCTTCAATTAAACTGA
- a CDS encoding fasciclin domain-containing protein yields the protein MQTASANPNFTYLVAAVQRAGTDIVNALTAAGPLTVFAPTNQAFINAGFPTIASIQAADPNALKPILLYHAVGARVFSSDLTEGAQPTTAGGGKVTITLSGGAKVKGNSNPSASNIVATDIVTTNGVIHVIDRVLLP from the coding sequence GTGCAAACAGCTTCGGCCAATCCCAATTTCACCTACCTCGTAGCAGCGGTACAGCGCGCGGGTACTGATATTGTCAATGCATTAACGGCCGCAGGTCCGCTCACGGTATTTGCGCCCACCAACCAGGCGTTCATCAATGCAGGCTTCCCGACAATTGCATCGATCCAGGCAGCCGATCCCAATGCGCTCAAGCCAATACTCCTGTATCATGCAGTAGGCGCGCGGGTATTTTCATCGGACCTGACAGAAGGTGCGCAGCCCACCACCGCAGGGGGTGGTAAAGTGACAATAACGCTTAGTGGAGGAGCTAAGGTAAAAGGCAACAGCAATCCGTCTGCATCCAATATCGTAGCAACAGATATTGTGACCACCAATGGCGTGATCCATGTAATCGACAGGGTGCTGTTACCTTGA
- a CDS encoding TolC family protein: MYIAKLIRTWCGGFLVVLCLPAMAQQQPIGLKELLARVAANAPALLTDSASIHIREAQEAATKAFRLPNLRLNYQVDAGTNNNMPGGYFSYGIVPGNSRVRTEGNANTILSDLGIAAFDWELYNFGGFEAQQKAAHAEVEVEQARFVQSKYQWQAYTIQLYLRLLQLHDLQAIQQLNIRRNQEIRLSIQSLAKSGIIAGVDTSIAEAELSRSRLIYLELGNQFKQLQLQLSAISGMPAPQLVPDTAFAQQLLQEANPVRLQEADTLHHPVIGYYRSLYRNSLTKEDLVRKSYYPKVSLQAAVWGRGASVSPADEFRPLSKGLGFERANYLVGLGVTYNIFDAKRKNLQLHTQKATTRYVQQQLSEQQNLLHLSISQANADLEVARERLQEIPHQLAAAQAAYRQKFSLYKNGLTNIVDLNAALNLLYRAETDYTNANYAWCNALFRKAVQENQVEALLNTLK; the protein is encoded by the coding sequence ATGTATATAGCTAAACTGATCCGTACCTGGTGCGGCGGGTTCCTGGTAGTACTATGCCTGCCCGCGATGGCCCAGCAACAACCCATTGGCCTCAAGGAACTATTGGCCCGTGTAGCCGCCAATGCCCCCGCCCTTCTCACCGACTCCGCCTCCATCCACATCCGCGAAGCTCAGGAGGCTGCCACCAAAGCCTTCAGGCTGCCCAACCTCCGGCTCAATTACCAGGTAGATGCAGGCACCAACAACAATATGCCCGGCGGTTATTTTTCCTACGGCATTGTGCCCGGCAATTCCAGGGTACGCACAGAAGGCAATGCCAATACCATCCTCAGCGACCTGGGTATTGCCGCCTTCGATTGGGAACTGTACAATTTCGGCGGCTTTGAAGCACAACAAAAAGCAGCCCATGCCGAAGTGGAAGTAGAACAGGCCCGCTTTGTGCAAAGCAAATACCAATGGCAGGCATATACCATTCAATTATACCTCCGCTTATTGCAGCTGCACGACCTGCAGGCTATCCAACAGCTCAACATCCGGCGCAACCAGGAGATCCGCTTGTCCATCCAATCCCTCGCCAAAAGCGGCATCATAGCAGGCGTGGATACCAGCATCGCCGAAGCAGAGTTGTCCCGCTCCCGCCTCATCTACCTCGAACTAGGCAACCAGTTCAAGCAATTGCAACTACAGCTCTCCGCCATCAGTGGCATGCCGGCCCCGCAGCTGGTGCCCGATACGGCGTTTGCCCAACAATTGTTACAAGAGGCCAACCCGGTCCGGCTGCAGGAAGCCGACACGCTCCACCATCCCGTCATCGGTTATTACAGGTCACTGTACCGCAATAGCCTCACCAAAGAAGACCTGGTGCGCAAAAGTTATTATCCAAAGGTGTCCCTGCAGGCGGCCGTATGGGGGCGTGGCGCCAGTGTAAGCCCCGCCGATGAGTTCAGGCCCTTATCAAAAGGACTGGGTTTCGAAAGAGCCAATTACCTGGTGGGCCTCGGTGTTACCTACAATATTTTCGATGCCAAACGAAAGAACCTCCAGCTCCATACTCAAAAAGCAACCACCCGCTACGTGCAGCAGCAATTATCCGAACAGCAAAACCTTTTACACCTCAGCATCAGCCAGGCAAATGCCGACCTGGAAGTAGCGCGCGAGCGCCTGCAGGAAATTCCCCACCAGCTGGCTGCCGCACAGGCAGCCTACCGGCAGAAATTCTCGCTCTACAAGAATGGACTCACCAATATTGTAGACCTCAACGCCGCACTTAACCTCCTCTACCGCGCAGAAACCGATTATACCAATGCCAATTACGCCTGGTGCAATGCATTGTTCCGCAAAGCCGTGCAGGAGAACCAGGTGGAGGCCCTCTTAAATACTTTAAAATAA
- a CDS encoding phytoene desaturase family protein: MKKKIAIIGAGISGLSAAAYTAKAGNEVHVFEKNSTPGGRARQFKTNNGYSFDMGPSWYWMPDIIEGFFKDFGYAAKDFYKLIQLDPQFEMVFADGKLTVPNNYNALKELFEGTEPGAGIKLDAFMKAARYKYEVGMQQFVHKPCHSWWEFVTPQIAASALKLDLLSNFRSYVKKYFTHPKLITLMEFPVIFLGAAPQKIPALYSLMNYGGYALGTAYPMGGFYELVLAMKKIGEEQGARFYFNQPVEQICAGGGKATSLIVNGEELYFDAIIASSDYHHTETLLDTPNRNYKETYWQTRTFAPSSLIYYLGFNKRLPNLQHHTLFFEHDLDGHIDDIYNDKQWPQQPLFYACCPSKTDAGVAPAGHENLFLLMPLATGLEDEEVIREQYFKQMIGRIEKATGAHNLVDNIDYKRSYCVRDFVNDYNAYQGNAYGLANTLSQTAVRKPAIRNKKLSNLFYTGQLTVPGPGVPPSIISGKIVAKEVNKLKRFSFESAI, from the coding sequence ATGAAGAAAAAAATAGCGATCATAGGAGCAGGAATATCAGGATTATCGGCAGCAGCCTATACGGCCAAGGCTGGCAATGAAGTACATGTATTTGAAAAGAACAGTACACCTGGTGGCCGTGCCAGGCAGTTCAAAACAAACAATGGATACAGCTTCGACATGGGTCCAAGCTGGTATTGGATGCCTGATATTATCGAAGGCTTCTTCAAAGACTTTGGATACGCAGCTAAAGACTTTTACAAATTAATACAGCTCGACCCGCAGTTCGAAATGGTCTTTGCCGATGGTAAACTCACTGTACCCAACAATTACAACGCGCTGAAAGAACTGTTTGAAGGAACAGAGCCCGGCGCCGGAATAAAGCTGGACGCCTTTATGAAAGCCGCCCGCTACAAATACGAAGTGGGCATGCAGCAATTTGTACACAAGCCTTGCCACTCCTGGTGGGAATTCGTTACGCCACAGATCGCCGCCAGCGCATTGAAATTAGACCTGCTGTCCAATTTCCGCAGCTATGTAAAAAAATACTTCACGCATCCGAAGCTGATAACACTGATGGAATTTCCGGTGATATTCCTGGGTGCTGCGCCGCAGAAAATTCCTGCCCTTTATAGCCTCATGAACTATGGCGGATATGCCCTCGGCACGGCCTATCCAATGGGTGGGTTTTATGAACTTGTGCTGGCCATGAAAAAAATAGGAGAAGAGCAGGGCGCCCGCTTCTACTTCAACCAGCCGGTAGAACAGATCTGCGCAGGAGGGGGTAAAGCCACCTCGCTCATCGTGAATGGCGAAGAACTATATTTCGATGCGATCATCGCATCGTCTGACTATCACCATACGGAAACGCTGTTGGATACGCCCAACCGGAATTACAAGGAAACCTACTGGCAAACGAGGACCTTTGCCCCGTCGTCACTCATCTATTATCTCGGCTTCAACAAACGCCTTCCCAACCTGCAGCACCATACGTTGTTCTTTGAGCATGACCTCGACGGCCATATCGATGATATCTACAATGACAAGCAATGGCCGCAGCAACCGCTGTTCTATGCCTGCTGCCCTTCCAAAACAGATGCCGGCGTAGCGCCCGCCGGGCATGAGAACCTGTTCCTCCTGATGCCGCTTGCCACAGGGCTTGAAGACGAGGAAGTGATCCGTGAACAATACTTCAAACAAATGATTGGGAGAATAGAGAAAGCTACGGGCGCGCACAACCTGGTTGATAACATAGACTATAAACGGAGCTATTGCGTGCGCGATTTCGTAAACGACTACAATGCTTATCAGGGCAATGCCTACGGACTGGCCAACACGCTGTCTCAAACTGCAGTGCGTAAACCGGCCATCAGAAACAAAAAACTCAGCAATCTTTTTTACACGGGTCAGCTCACGGTACCCGGGCCGGGCGTGCCCCCATCGATCATTTCGGGGAAAATTGTTGCAAAAGAAGTAAATAAACTTAAAAGATTCAGTTTTGAAAGCGCTATTTGA
- a CDS encoding MerR family transcriptional regulator has product MKLYHISELEQLSGIKAPTIRVWERRYNLIEPGRTDTNIRMYDDRQVRKLLNVATLLSNGYKISKIAELDEDDMHAMVLGLQGSTDDADSVATSFVNELIVSMLAFDEVNFEKTFAAAASRYGLFEAMLNVFYPLLHKIGIMWSTEDAMPVQEHFASAVVRRKLIAATDALVLKRKRRKKFLLMLPPGEWHEIGLLFANYIIRAKEVETIYLGQNVPYEQVPAVLEKTELTHVLLFFIARPEQDNLTYIRKAMQLPRDLPLLVAGSHKAIAALHLGSNTHLLESPHDLLNYL; this is encoded by the coding sequence ATGAAGCTCTACCACATATCCGAGCTGGAACAATTGTCAGGCATTAAAGCCCCTACCATCCGTGTATGGGAACGTCGGTACAATCTTATTGAACCTGGCCGTACCGACACCAATATCCGGATGTATGATGACCGGCAGGTCCGTAAGCTGTTGAACGTGGCTACATTGTTGTCGAATGGTTACAAGATATCGAAGATCGCTGAACTGGATGAGGATGACATGCATGCCATGGTGCTGGGATTACAGGGCAGTACTGATGATGCCGATTCGGTAGCCACGTCGTTTGTCAACGAACTCATTGTGTCAATGCTGGCTTTCGACGAAGTGAATTTCGAAAAAACTTTTGCTGCCGCCGCAAGCCGCTACGGGCTATTTGAAGCTATGTTAAACGTGTTTTACCCGCTGCTCCATAAGATCGGCATTATGTGGTCGACCGAAGATGCAATGCCTGTACAGGAGCACTTTGCATCCGCTGTGGTACGTCGTAAACTGATCGCCGCAACCGATGCCCTCGTCCTAAAGAGAAAACGCCGGAAGAAATTCTTGCTGATGCTGCCGCCGGGGGAATGGCATGAGATCGGGTTGCTTTTTGCCAACTACATTATTCGCGCAAAGGAGGTGGAAACCATTTACCTGGGACAAAATGTTCCTTATGAGCAGGTACCTGCTGTTCTGGAAAAAACCGAATTAACTCATGTCTTGTTGTTCTTCATTGCTCGACCCGAACAAGATAATCTTACGTATATTCGTAAAGCGATGCAACTACCACGCGATCTACCACTGCTGGTAGCCGGAAGTCATAAGGCAATAGCTGCTTTGCATTTGGGTTCAAACACACATCTTCTAGAGTCGCCGCATGATCTTTTAAACTACTTATAA
- a CDS encoding phytoene/squalene synthase family protein gives MKALFDELSRQVSKAITQKYSTSFSIGILALDTSIRPAIYAIYGYVRLADEIVDSFHDYNKQLLLERFSEQTWQALDEGISLNPVLQSFQETVRQYKIGKNLIEQFLRSMQMDLTPMDYNTERYKEYILGSAEVVGLMCLQVFVEGDEEAYSRLKPYAMKLGSAFQKVNFLRDLKDDYQILGRTYFPNIEMGMFDNQIKTSIEEDIESEFREALIGIKKLPACSKFGVYLAYKYYLSLFKKIKRTPAQCIMKERIRIPNTQKLSLMMSSYLQYKMAVL, from the coding sequence TTGAAAGCGCTATTTGATGAACTGTCCAGGCAAGTAAGTAAAGCCATTACCCAAAAGTACAGCACCAGTTTTTCTATTGGGATACTGGCATTGGATACATCGATCCGGCCCGCCATTTATGCTATCTACGGATATGTAAGATTGGCAGATGAGATTGTTGACAGCTTCCACGACTACAACAAACAACTCCTTCTCGAAAGATTCAGCGAACAAACCTGGCAGGCGCTCGACGAAGGCATTTCACTCAATCCGGTGCTGCAATCATTTCAGGAAACGGTACGTCAATACAAGATTGGCAAAAACCTCATTGAGCAGTTCCTCCGCAGCATGCAGATGGACCTGACGCCGATGGACTACAATACGGAACGCTACAAAGAATACATCCTTGGTTCTGCGGAAGTGGTAGGGCTGATGTGCCTGCAGGTATTTGTTGAAGGCGATGAGGAAGCATACAGCAGGTTAAAACCCTATGCCATGAAGCTGGGATCAGCATTCCAGAAAGTAAATTTTCTGAGGGACCTTAAAGACGACTACCAGATCCTCGGACGTACCTATTTTCCCAATATCGAAATGGGGATGTTCGACAACCAGATCAAAACGTCGATAGAAGAAGACATAGAAAGTGAATTCAGGGAAGCGCTGATTGGCATTAAGAAGCTGCCCGCTTGCTCGAAGTTTGGAGTGTACCTCGCTTACAAGTACTACCTGTCGCTATTCAAAAAGATCAAACGTACGCCGGCTCAGTGCATCATGAAAGAGCGCATCCGGATACCCAATACCCAAAAATTATCGCTGATGATGAGCAGCTATCTGCAATATAAAATGGCAGTACTATGA